The DNA region TTTCTTTTTGCTTTTTTGATGTGGAAGTTGCTGACGTCTCTGAACTACTTGAAGCCACCTTAGACGTTGCTACTGAGACTTGTGAGTTATTCGCTGGTTCTTGCTTAGCTTTCCCAGCAAAATTGGCAACAAACGCCCAGACAACAATCACAACAATTAGCGCCACAATCGCCAAGATAACCTTTGGCATCATGACACTGGCTTTTTCGATGGTTGACTCTTCTTGTCGGTGCATGCCAGCACGCGTCACGTTATCAGCATCAACTCGAGATTTATCCAAATCAGGTGCAACCGTTGGTGCAATAATCTCATGTGATTCCAATAACGAATCAGCATCTAACCCGACAGTTGCCGCATACTGTCGAGTAAACGCGCGCTCATAAAACTGACCTGGCAACTGGTCCAATTGATCATTTTCAATTGCTTGTAGGTAACGTTTTTGAATCTTCGTTTGGGCTTGAATGTCGTCTAGTGTTAGTCCCTTTTCAATACGAGCTTTTTGTAATTCCTCACCAATACCACGCTGTTGCTCTTCTGTCATGCTTCTAATTCCTTAATTAACTAATATTTATACTTTTATTTTACCATACAAAAGTTAATTTGGACGGGCAATTATACTAGCAATTGGACTAACAGCAACACGCCGAATCATTTCGTGCACCGTCATAACCGACAAATTTTGAAGAATCTCAATCTCATCATCCAACAACGTTCCGCCAAAAGTATTCCCCTCATATCGCGTCACAATCTCTTCTAATGAATTCAGCTTGGCTACCATACGTCCTAACATGTCTTTTTTGGCTAAATCATACCATTTTTTTAGATCTTCAAATCTGTCACTCAACACTTGTAACTCATCTGATACTAAGCTGATTAACTCCTCTGGTTCCGATGTTTCAGCAATAATGGTCACAAATGCAAAGGCACGTTCCCAATCAAACTCCACACTAAAACTATCATCAATTAAGCCTGAATCGTACCAATTCATATAAACTGGTGAAAATTCACCAAAAACCAGATCCATGACCAGCGACCATGCAATAGCATCATTTAATGCAGCCTTCCCAACTGGTAACATTTGACCCTCATAAAAGCGTTGACCAATCGCTACTTTATTCCGCACCGTTTCTAATTCAATCTCTACTGGTAGCGTATCCACAGCTGATAAAACTGGTAAGTGATAATGGCCCGTAATTTGTGGCCTAGCTTGGCCAAGTTCTGACTGCGCAATCAATGTCCGAATCTGAATCGGATCAAATGCGCCAGCCACCACGATTTCCATTTTATTTGGCACATAATTATGGGTGTATGCCGTCATTAGTGCCCTCGCATCAATCTGTTTGATACTATCAAGTGTTCCAGCAATATCAGTGCCCAATGGGTCTTGTGGGAAAAGTCGATTCAAAATTGCACGATACAAACGAGAAGCTGGATCATCCTGATACATCTCGATTTCTTGTCCAATAATCCCAATTTCTTTCTTCAGTTCTTTTTCCGGAAAATAAGGGGTTTGTGTAAAAGATAATAATTCTTCAAAACTGTCGTATTGATAACCACGCGAAGTTAAAAAATAACTTGTTCGGGTTTGTGATGTAAATGCATTCACGTTATCACCAAAACTACTAATTTTGGTGAAAGCATCATAGGCTGGTTGTGCAAACAATCGATGCTCTAAGAAATGAGCTAATCCAGCTGGTTCATGCGTAAGCACACCTTTGTCTTCAAAAATCTGGTCACGAGCGCCATAATCAACTGTCACCATCGCCATCATCTGATGATAATCCGAACGTGGTACTAAATGAATTTTCAGCCCATTATCTAATTGATCATGACTCACCTGCAAAATTTTGTGCGCCATGTCTAATTCCTCTCCCTTGTTAACATCAAGTCAATTTGCAAAATCAAAGCTTGTGCAACCTTTTGCACTGCCGCTACCGTGACAGCATTTATTTGTTCAGTCCACTGTTGATCAGTTAAAATTAATCCTGTTAACTGCTGTGACAATAAATAATCGAGTTGACGTTCTGGTCGATCTAACGCCACAACATAATCATTAATCATCAGCCGTTTCACGATTGATAACTCTTCAGCTGTAATCGGCTGTGTTTGAAGTTGCTCGATTTGTTGTGCAATCATTTGCCTAGCTTGTGCTAAATCATCAAGTTCCAAACCGGCTGACACTAATAATACACCTGTATAGGGATTAAAATCAGAATAAACAGCATACGCCAATCCAGCCTTCTCACGAACATTCGAAAATAATCGTGAGACACCCAATCCACCAAAAAGTGCATTAAAAACGTAACCAACAAATCGTTGTTGCACTGTTAAATTCAATTGGTATATTTGAACTAAACGTGCCTGATTAACGTTTGCAGCCAGTGAATGCATCTGAAGTACCTGCTGTGTCTGTTGCTCAAATGGCGATATTTGACTCATACGAGGTTGAAAATTAAAACGATTCAAAAGCGGTAAAATACTTGTGTCACTAAAATCACCTTGCAACATAATATCGACACGATCATTTTGATACATACGTTTCAATTCATGCCACGCCATTAATGGTGTGACGTGTTCAATGGACTCAGACTGACCGAAGGCGGTTTCTCCAAGATATGATGTCTGAAAATACGCTGTTAGAGCTGTTCTAATCGCTTGATATTCACGATCTTCAAATAAGCCTGCGATTTCATCCAGGGCAATTTCTTGCTGTCGAGAAAAAACTGTTAAATCAAATCCAATCTCGTCATTACCGAGTGGTCTTAATAAAACTTCTTGTAAAAATTCCAACCCAGTCTGCACCATATTAGTCTTATCATTAGTGAATACATCATTCACTAATGATAAATTTAACCTTAGATTGTGAATCGCACCTAGATTTGAAACATCGACACTAAAATCAGCCCCATACATTTGACTAATTTTTTTTGCCATCAATGTCTGACTAAAATATTGTTTTGAAACCGTTTCAAGCATGTTACTCACTAAAAAACGTTCAGCGAAATGTGCTTTAGCTTTCGGCTGGGAAAAATTAATACTGATTTGATTTGTCGCAAATTGTGTCGTCTGAACGATGTGCACATAGACACCATTTGTTAGTTCAATTGTTTTCAATGGTATTACCCGATTTCTATTTGGTATTAACGCGTTGGCCTATAGAATAGGTGATAATAGACGCGAAACTTGTTGTAAAACATGTTTCCAAGCTGGTTGTTTGCTAAAGTATGCCTTTGACAAACGTGTTGATTTCTGCATATCTATTTCAAATATTTTTTCAAGTGCGCCTGCGATTTCATGGTCGTATAAAAATGCATTCGCTTCAAAATTTAACACAAACGAACGAATATCCATATTTGCAGA from Weissella diestrammenae includes:
- a CDS encoding helix-turn-helix domain-containing protein, producing MTEEQQRGIGEELQKARIEKGLTLDDIQAQTKIQKRYLQAIENDQLDQLPGQFYERAFTRQYAATVGLDADSLLESHEIIAPTVAPDLDKSRVDADNVTRAGMHRQEESTIEKASVMMPKVILAIVALIVVIVVWAFVANFAGKAKQEPANNSQVSVATSKVASSSSETSATSTSKKQKEKQASSASEKPKTEVAPASVAGTTSTFAVKVPVNEARKLKITGRGASWTQVTNNAGVVLYSGTIQAGETHEVDIPSDNTFVTLQTGNANNLTLQFNGIDAPLNNTGLVWRAVFNVAQK
- the yfmH gene encoding EF-P 5-aminopentanol modification-associated protein YfmH, whose protein sequence is MAHKILQVSHDQLDNGLKIHLVPRSDYHQMMAMVTVDYGARDQIFEDKGVLTHEPAGLAHFLEHRLFAQPAYDAFTKISSFGDNVNAFTSQTRTSYFLTSRGYQYDSFEELLSFTQTPYFPEKELKKEIGIIGQEIEMYQDDPASRLYRAILNRLFPQDPLGTDIAGTLDSIKQIDARALMTAYTHNYVPNKMEIVVAGAFDPIQIRTLIAQSELGQARPQITGHYHLPVLSAVDTLPVEIELETVRNKVAIGQRFYEGQMLPVGKAALNDAIAWSLVMDLVFGEFSPVYMNWYDSGLIDDSFSVEFDWERAFAFVTIIAETSEPEELISLVSDELQVLSDRFEDLKKWYDLAKKDMLGRMVAKLNSLEEIVTRYEGNTFGGTLLDDEIEILQNLSVMTVHEMIRRVAVSPIASIIARPN
- the yfmF gene encoding EF-P 5-aminopentanol modification-associated protein YfmF; the protein is MKTIELTNGVYVHIVQTTQFATNQISINFSQPKAKAHFAERFLVSNMLETVSKQYFSQTLMAKKISQMYGADFSVDVSNLGAIHNLRLNLSLVNDVFTNDKTNMVQTGLEFLQEVLLRPLGNDEIGFDLTVFSRQQEIALDEIAGLFEDREYQAIRTALTAYFQTSYLGETAFGQSESIEHVTPLMAWHELKRMYQNDRVDIMLQGDFSDTSILPLLNRFNFQPRMSQISPFEQQTQQVLQMHSLAANVNQARLVQIYQLNLTVQQRFVGYVFNALFGGLGVSRLFSNVREKAGLAYAVYSDFNPYTGVLLVSAGLELDDLAQARQMIAQQIEQLQTQPITAEELSIVKRLMINDYVVALDRPERQLDYLLSQQLTGLILTDQQWTEQINAVTVAAVQKVAQALILQIDLMLTRERN